The following are from one region of the Magallana gigas chromosome 4, xbMagGiga1.1, whole genome shotgun sequence genome:
- the LOC117683318 gene encoding uncharacterized protein produces MFNIVLGRCISTVIFIWATRINRVANDDTGGCTYNTFKDGDECKDCPAGYFGHNCSDMCTEPSYGIQCGQKCNCSACHHIFGCNLTTEIPEIRTSTVKHKQSNELQSAENTTHQRLQDISKKGGISVSQTSHDIVENTTYTSKEKIEVTTQIAITPEKIIIILIGSFICLVLMFEIRRETYLYMEVISETSCA; encoded by the exons atgtttaatattgttttaggTAGATGCATCAGTACTGTTATCTTTATATGGGCTACTCGTATTAACAG AGTTGCTAACGATGATACGGGGGGTTGTACCtacaatacatttaaagatggaGATGAATGCAAAG ACTGCCCTGCTGGATACTTCGGACACAACTGTTCTGATATGTGTACAGAGCCTTCATACGGAATTCAATGTGGTCAAAAGTGTAACTGTTCAGCGTGTCATCATATATTCGGTTGCAATTTAACCACTGAAATCCCAG AGATTAGAACATCTACAGTAAAACATAAGCAGTCGAATGAATTACAAAGTGCAGAGAACACTACTCACCAAAGGTTACAAG atatTTCCAAGaaagggggcataagtgtttcacaaacatctcatGATATAGTTGAAAACACGACGTATACATCCAAAGAAAAAATAGAAGTCACCACACAAATTGCCATAACGCCTGAAaagattattattattttgattggATCATTTATATGCCTTGTACTGATGTTTGAGATACGTCGAGAAACATACTTATATATGGAGGTGATTTCGGAGACCAGCTGTGCTTGA